In Paenibacillus sp. FSL R7-0345, a single window of DNA contains:
- the mnmE gene encoding tRNA uridine-5-carboxymethylaminomethyl(34) synthesis GTPase MnmE, whose translation MLSDTIAAVSTALGEGGIAIVRVSGPEAISQVAPLFRGRAPLTEVDSHTVQYGHIINPADGERMEEVLVTVMKGPRSFTTEDVVEISAHGGVISVRRVMDLLLQQDIRLAEPGEFTKRAFLGGRIDLSQAEAVIDLIRSKSDRAFSVALKQVSGSLSERIKTLRHTLIETLAHIEVNIDYPEHDVEALTADFIKEKSSLVMAGIDKLLKTANEGKILREGITTAIVGRPNVGKSSLLNALARDNKAIVTDIPGTTRDVIEEYVTINNIPLKLLDTAGIRETMDVVERIGVERSKAAFSDADLILLVLNANEELHEDELALMEQIHGRQALVIMNKMDLPPQLDKAKLLTFFEESSIVPMSVLEEEGLDKLEEAISELFFGGKLESGDLTYVSNVRHIALLKKAHKSLQDAYEAAEMLVPIDMIQIDVRLAWEQLGEIIGDTAADSLLDQIFSQFCLGK comes from the coding sequence ATGCTTAGTGACACCATTGCAGCCGTATCGACGGCACTGGGCGAGGGAGGAATTGCGATTGTCCGGGTAAGCGGGCCGGAGGCGATATCACAGGTGGCCCCTTTATTCCGCGGCAGGGCTCCTCTTACCGAGGTTGACTCCCATACCGTCCAATACGGCCATATTATCAATCCTGCGGACGGGGAACGGATGGAAGAGGTATTGGTTACGGTGATGAAGGGACCGCGTTCTTTTACTACAGAGGATGTGGTAGAAATCAGCGCCCATGGCGGGGTAATTTCAGTAAGAAGAGTAATGGATCTGCTGCTGCAGCAGGATATCCGTCTGGCCGAGCCGGGTGAATTCACCAAGCGTGCATTTTTGGGCGGCCGGATTGACCTGTCCCAGGCTGAAGCGGTGATTGACCTGATCCGTTCGAAGTCAGACCGGGCCTTCTCCGTTGCCCTGAAGCAGGTCAGCGGTTCTTTGTCTGAGCGGATTAAGACATTGCGCCATACTCTAATTGAAACATTGGCTCATATTGAGGTTAACATTGATTACCCTGAGCATGATGTGGAAGCACTGACTGCAGATTTTATTAAAGAGAAGAGCAGCCTGGTTATGGCCGGTATTGATAAACTGCTGAAGACCGCCAATGAAGGTAAAATTCTGCGCGAAGGCATTACGACGGCGATAGTCGGCCGCCCTAATGTTGGCAAGTCCTCCTTGCTTAATGCGCTTGCCCGTGACAACAAGGCGATTGTAACCGATATTCCGGGAACAACGCGTGATGTAATAGAAGAGTATGTAACGATTAACAATATTCCTTTGAAGCTGCTGGATACTGCGGGTATCCGGGAAACGATGGATGTGGTTGAGCGAATCGGCGTGGAGCGTTCCAAAGCCGCATTCAGCGATGCCGACCTTATACTGCTTGTGCTTAATGCAAATGAAGAGCTGCATGAGGACGAACTGGCACTAATGGAACAAATCCACGGTAGACAAGCTTTAGTCATCATGAATAAAATGGACTTACCGCCACAGCTGGACAAGGCCAAGCTGCTTACCTTTTTTGAGGAGTCCAGTATTGTGCCGATGTCTGTGCTGGAGGAGGAAGGGCTGGACAAGCTGGAGGAGGCTATTTCAGAGCTGTTCTTCGGCGGCAAGCTGGAATCAGGCGATCTGACTTATGTAAGCAATGTACGGCATATCGCTCTGCTTAAAAAAGCACACAAATCACTGCAGGATGCCTATGAGGCAGCAGAGATGCTGGTGCCGATTGATATGATCCAGATTGACGTGCGTCTGGCCTGGGAGCAGCTCGGGGAGATCATCGGGGATACCGCTGCCGACTCGCTGCTTGACCAGATTTTCTCACAATTTTGTCTAGGCAAATAA
- the jag gene encoding RNA-binding cell elongation regulator Jag/EloR translates to MSKVVATGKTIEEAVERGLSQLGVQKDRVTVNVLEQPSKGFLGLIGAKGAKVELTLIPEAAPASAASAPSLPQQSPRESKQEAGGGVPRQDSGQPAEEAYQQAVHFIVDVAKSMGLTVEVEIVHTKESTILQISGPDLGLLIGRRGQTLDALQYLANIVANRYSDSFVRLVLDAENFRERRKKTLEELADRLAGRVVRTRKEVVLEPMSPQERKIIHSRLQDHRQVNTLSKGEEPNRRVVITLK, encoded by the coding sequence ATGAGCAAAGTCGTCGCAACAGGGAAAACCATTGAAGAAGCTGTAGAACGTGGCCTTAGTCAGCTTGGAGTTCAAAAAGACCGGGTAACGGTTAACGTACTTGAACAGCCGTCAAAAGGATTCCTTGGATTGATCGGTGCGAAAGGCGCCAAGGTAGAGCTTACCTTGATACCTGAAGCCGCACCGGCTTCAGCGGCGAGTGCTCCGTCACTGCCTCAGCAGTCACCACGAGAGAGCAAACAGGAGGCTGGCGGCGGTGTGCCGCGCCAAGATTCCGGACAACCGGCAGAGGAAGCTTACCAACAGGCCGTTCATTTCATTGTCGATGTCGCCAAGAGCATGGGGCTTACTGTTGAAGTAGAAATCGTTCATACCAAGGAATCGACCATTCTGCAAATTTCCGGTCCGGATCTGGGCCTTCTGATTGGCAGAAGAGGACAAACTCTCGATGCTCTGCAGTATTTGGCTAATATTGTGGCCAACCGTTATTCTGACAGCTTTGTCCGTCTGGTGCTGGATGCGGAGAACTTCCGGGAGCGCCGTAAGAAGACTCTGGAGGAGCTGGCTGACCGTCTGGCCGGCCGTGTGGTCAGAACCCGCAAAGAGGTTGTACTTGAGCCGATGTCACCGCAGGAGCGTAAGATCATTCACTCCAGACTGCAGGATCATCGTCAGGTTAATACACTCAGCAAGGGCGAAGAACCAAACCGGCGTGTTGTTATAACATTGAAGTAG
- the mnmG gene encoding tRNA uridine-5-carboxymethylaminomethyl(34) synthesis enzyme MnmG, whose translation MGYEGGSYDVVVIGAGHAGCEAALAAARMGCNTLMITINLDMVAFMPCNPSIGGPAKGHVVREIDALGGEMGRNIDKTFIQLRMLNTGKGPAVHALRAQADKFLYQHAMKETMEKTPNLTLRQGMVEELIVEDGKCAGVITKTGTVYRSKTVILTTGTYLRGKVIMGELTYESGPNNQQPSVRLSENLRELGFELVRFKTGTPPRVHRDTIDFSKTEIQPGDDKPKFFSFETKFSDNEQLPCWLTYTQPVTHQIINDNLHRAPMFTGIIEGTGPRYCPSIEDKVVRFSDKSQHQIFLEPEGKNTSEYYVQGLSTSLPEDVQLAVLRSIPGMEKVEMMRNGYAIEYDAMVPTQLWPSLETKRLPGLFTAGQINGTSGYEEAAGQGVMAGINAARKVQDKEPVVLDRSQGYIGVLIDDLVTKGTNEPYRLLTSRAEYRLLLRHDNADLRLTPIGHEIGLIPQQRFDAFIHKKETVEREIVRLQETKVKPVEVNEVLAAYESAPIVDGSNLLVLMRRPEVAYSFVDQISPSPEPLDEEMKEQVEIQIKYAGYIEKQLAHVEKLQKMEKKKIPDDINYNEIHGLAMEARQKLTKIAPISIGQASRIAGVTPADISILLVHLEHYNRVTAAKG comes from the coding sequence ATGGGTTATGAAGGAGGCAGCTATGACGTAGTGGTCATAGGCGCCGGCCATGCCGGCTGCGAAGCGGCTCTGGCTGCAGCCCGGATGGGCTGCAATACACTGATGATTACTATCAACCTGGATATGGTGGCTTTTATGCCATGTAATCCGTCCATCGGCGGACCGGCCAAGGGCCATGTAGTCCGTGAAATTGACGCGCTTGGCGGCGAAATGGGCCGCAATATTGATAAGACCTTTATTCAGTTGCGTATGCTTAATACAGGCAAAGGGCCGGCGGTTCATGCGCTGCGCGCCCAGGCGGACAAGTTCCTCTATCAGCATGCCATGAAAGAAACGATGGAGAAGACGCCGAATCTGACACTTCGCCAGGGGATGGTAGAGGAGCTGATTGTCGAGGACGGTAAATGCGCTGGCGTGATTACAAAGACAGGGACAGTGTACCGTAGTAAAACCGTTATTTTGACAACCGGAACGTATTTGCGCGGTAAGGTTATTATGGGTGAGCTGACGTATGAGAGCGGACCGAACAACCAGCAGCCTTCTGTACGCTTGTCCGAAAATCTGCGTGAGCTTGGCTTTGAGCTGGTCCGGTTCAAGACAGGTACACCGCCGCGTGTACACAGGGATACGATTGATTTTTCGAAGACAGAAATTCAGCCGGGTGATGACAAACCGAAGTTTTTCTCTTTTGAAACCAAATTCTCGGATAATGAACAGCTGCCCTGCTGGCTGACCTATACACAGCCTGTAACGCACCAGATCATCAATGATAATCTGCACCGTGCTCCAATGTTCACCGGTATTATTGAAGGAACAGGTCCGCGTTACTGCCCATCTATTGAAGATAAGGTGGTACGTTTCAGCGACAAGTCACAGCACCAGATTTTTCTTGAACCGGAAGGAAAAAACACTTCTGAATATTACGTACAAGGCCTGTCCACCAGCTTGCCTGAGGATGTGCAGTTAGCCGTGCTTCGTTCCATTCCAGGGATGGAAAAGGTAGAAATGATGCGCAATGGTTACGCGATTGAATATGATGCCATGGTACCTACCCAGCTGTGGCCGTCACTGGAAACAAAACGTCTGCCTGGCTTGTTCACTGCGGGACAGATTAATGGTACCTCCGGATACGAGGAAGCCGCAGGGCAGGGCGTAATGGCCGGCATTAATGCAGCCCGTAAGGTACAGGATAAAGAACCTGTAGTGCTTGACCGTTCACAGGGTTATATCGGGGTATTGATCGACGATCTGGTGACTAAAGGTACTAATGAGCCTTACCGCCTGCTTACCTCGCGTGCCGAGTACCGGCTGCTGCTTCGCCATGATAATGCAGATCTGCGTCTTACACCAATCGGACATGAAATCGGACTTATTCCGCAGCAGCGCTTTGACGCCTTTATTCATAAGAAAGAAACGGTTGAACGTGAGATTGTCCGCCTTCAGGAAACTAAGGTTAAGCCGGTGGAGGTTAATGAAGTTTTGGCAGCTTATGAATCGGCTCCTATTGTTGACGGATCGAACCTCCTTGTCCTGATGCGCCGTCCGGAGGTTGCCTACAGCTTTGTAGACCAAATTTCTCCCTCACCCGAACCATTGGATGAAGAGATGAAGGAACAGGTAGAAATCCAGATTAAGTACGCCGGATACATCGAGAAGCAGCTGGCTCATGTGGAGAAGCTGCAAAAGATGGAGAAGAAGAAGATTCCTGATGATATTAATTATAATGAAATTCATGGACTGGCAATGGAAGCCCGGCAGAAGCTGACCAAGATTGCGCCGATTTCAATTGGACAGGCTTCCCGGATTGCCGGAGTCACTCCGGCTGATATTTCGATTCTGCTTGTGCACTTAGAGCATTATAACCGGGTGACAGCAGCGAAAGGATAA
- a CDS encoding YidC/Oxa1 family membrane protein insertase, whose translation MSLLKTRRGKMFLLLGLMILMIAVLSGCSPSSTTVTHTTEDLKNGSFWQSNVVYYFAIALDTFANWFNGQYGLAVLVMVIIVRTLILPLTMKQVRSSRAMQAIQPELQKIQKKYKDQPEKVQQETMRLFQENKVNPMAGCLPLIVQMPIFIALYNSIYYNPDLRLHSFLWLQLGEPDKLFILPLLAAATTFLQTRMMTKMNPVQQQGPMQFMMMVYPVLIFIMSYNFPSALPLYWFYSNLYTIIQNYFLYRNNDKTTLAVAGAGNSKEVNLVKGKDSGARKDVTPAAKGNSGKAKGAKKSK comes from the coding sequence GTGTCTCTATTGAAGACTAGACGAGGAAAAATGTTTCTTCTCCTCGGGTTAATGATTCTGATGATCGCTGTTCTGTCGGGATGCTCTCCGTCGTCGACTACAGTGACGCATACTACGGAGGATTTAAAAAACGGAAGCTTCTGGCAAAGTAATGTGGTATATTATTTCGCCATAGCGCTGGATACGTTTGCTAATTGGTTTAACGGACAATATGGACTGGCAGTCCTTGTAATGGTTATCATTGTCCGCACGCTGATTCTGCCGCTTACCATGAAACAGGTAAGAAGCTCGCGTGCGATGCAGGCCATTCAACCGGAACTCCAGAAAATCCAGAAAAAATATAAGGATCAGCCTGAAAAGGTGCAGCAGGAAACGATGCGCCTCTTCCAGGAGAACAAAGTCAATCCAATGGCGGGTTGTCTGCCGCTGATTGTGCAAATGCCAATTTTTATCGCGCTTTACAACTCGATTTACTATAATCCGGATCTGCGCCTGCATTCGTTCCTGTGGCTCCAGCTCGGCGAACCGGATAAATTGTTTATACTGCCGCTGTTAGCTGCGGCTACTACGTTCCTTCAGACCCGGATGATGACCAAGATGAATCCGGTTCAGCAGCAGGGTCCGATGCAGTTCATGATGATGGTATACCCGGTTCTGATTTTCATCATGTCATACAACTTCCCTTCAGCGCTGCCGTTGTACTGGTTCTATAGTAACCTTTACACCATCATTCAGAACTACTTCTTATACCGCAACAACGATAAGACCACATTGGCTGTCGCAGGTGCCGGTAACAGCAAAGAAGTCAATCTTGTGAAGGGCAAGGATTCAGGCGCCCGCAAGGATGTTACTCCCGCTGCAAAAGGCAATAGCGGCAAAGCGAAGGGAGCCAAAAAGTCAAAATGA